The DNA segment GAGGATGTCGCCGGTCACCGTAGGTAGGGGGGCCACCTGCCACTCGATCTTTCGTCCTCGCAATACAGATTCCAGATCGCTGCGAACCTGAACCACCAGCTGGTTCAGGGGCACCACTGTCGGGCGTAATTCACGCCCCTCGCTCAAGGCCAGACCCGCTAGGTCCTCTACCAGTTTGCTCACCCGGTCGCTTTCCGAAGCAATGATCATGAGATACCGGTCGATCTGGGGGTCTTCGATGGGGGTGAGCCGACGCCGTAATAACCCCAGGAATCCCTGAACGCGGCGAAGAGGCTCCTGAATGTCACGGGCCAGCGAACGGGTGTAAGCGCTCATTTCAGCATTCAGCTCGGCCAGCCGTGCCGTGCCCGCGTGGACCTGATTGGCCAGTCCTGCGTTGACCCTGCGCACCTGGATTTCGGCTGCCCGGACGCGGAGCAGCGCGCGAACGGTCGAGAGCAGTACGTCGGGTTCAATGGGGTGGGTCAGGTAGGCGTCCGCTCCCACATCCAGCCCGTGCGCCTGGTATGCCGCACTGTAATACTGCGCCGACATCATCAGGATCGGGACGTGCGCAAACCGCTCGTCCGCACGCAGCAGGGCACACACCGCAAAGCCGTCCACGTCCGGGAGGTGGACATCCAGAAGCACCACGTCAGGCTCCTCGCCAACACGTGCGAGGGCCTCGTCACCGCTGCTCGCTTCCAGGACCTCAAACCCGGCCCTGGTCATGGTCCGGCTGATGAGATAGCGTCCCCCTTCATCATCATCCACGACCAGGATGCGCTGGGATGCCGGCATCATCGTCCCGGCTCCGGATTTGTCAGCGACTCAATCACCTGCTTCAGGACTTCGCGCCCTTCGTAATAGAGGGATTGTTTAGGAACGAAGGTAGCCCCAAGGTCATTTAGGATGCCCAGGAGGTCAGCGTCTGGAGCCTGTGCGCTGACCACCACCACGGGCAAAGTCTGCGTCTCCTCCTGGACTCGCAGGGCCCGGAGGACGTCCACACCGGACAGGCCCGGCATGCTTAGATCAAGCACTGCCGCGTTGGGCGCCAGCGTCTGCGCAAGCTCGAGGCCAACCGCGCCATTGTCCACCTCCTCGACATCTGCTCCCAGCTCCCGCAGCAGATTGCCGACCAGCCGCCGGTCGCTTTCAGTGTCGTCAATCAGCAAAACAAGTGGGATTCCCTCACCACCACGCCGGGCCAGTACAGGAGATGGAACCGGGAGACCAATTTCGGTGTCCTGATAGATCAGGGGAATCGTGAAGCTAAAGCATGACCCCTGCCCCACGCTACTGCTCACGTCAACCCGGCCGCCCAGAAGTTCCGCCAGTCTCCGCGCCAGAGCGAGCCCCAGGCCCGTGCCCTGGCCCTGCCGCATGGGCGGCCCGACCTGCGTGAAATCCTGAAACAGGCGGCCAAGGTCCTCAGCAGCAATGCCGATCCCGGTGTCGGACACGTAGAATTCTATGCTCGCGCTTTCAGGAGCCAGCCGGGCTCCTACTCGCACCTCTCCCTGCGCTGTACAGCGCAGGGCATTGGCAATGTAGTTCCGCAGGATCTGCCCGACCTTGCTTTCGTCTGAGCGGAGCTCGGGCAGGGCCGACGTATCCTCGAAAATCAACTGCACGTGAGAGCTACTGACCAGAGGCTGAAACAGGCCCCGCATAGTCGCCAGGAGTGGCGAAACGGTGAAGGTACTGACGTGCACCTGTGTTCTGCCCGCCTCCACCTTGGCTGTGTCCAGCAGGTCGTTCACCATCTCCAGCAGTTCACGCGCCGCTTTCTGCGTGAGTGAGACCTGTTTTTCCTGCTCACGGCTCAGCTGGCCATCCTCCTGCTCAAGCAGAATTCTCGTCAGGCCGAGAATTGAGTTCAGGGGCGTGCGGAACTCGTGACTCATATACGAGAGGAACATGGACTTGACGTGATTGGCTTCGCGTAGCTGCTCCGCTTTACTTTCCAGATCGCTGTACAGCGCGACGACTCCCCGGTTGGTGTCTTCAAGTTCCTGGTTGAGCACCTGAAGCTGCTCTTCACGTGTGGAGAGCTCAGCCATCGTCCGGAGCAACTCCTGATTCTGAGCCCGCACTTCCTCCAGAGGCCCGGACGGCACGTCCCGGATCAGGGCATCAGTCAGACTCCCCAGCTTGTGCGCAGCCAGAGAGGTTCCCGGCGGCAACAGCACGCCGATAAGAACTTCGGTACCCTCCCCGGGATGGGTCTTGATCGCAAAACTGTCCATCAGCCGGCGTGTGCCTGCCAGCCCGACCCCCATCCCAGTCGATGAGACATAATTCCCCTCCAGGATGGCCCCGACCTGAGGGATACCAGGGCCACGGTCGTGAACACGCGCGTGAAGCCGGTGGTCGGGAACATCAAGGAGAAACTCGACGGTTCCACCCCCTGCATACATCAGGGCGTTGCGGGCCAGTTCGGACACGGCGGTCGCAAATTTGGTCTGGACCTGTGGGCTGAGGTTCAGCAGGTGTGCAAGGCGTTTGGCCCGTCCACGGGCGGTCACTACGTCCTGCTCGAACTGCACTTTGACCGACAGCAGCGTCACCGGTTTCATGGGACTGCCCGGACAACCAGCACCGTCGCGTCATCCCGACCTCGCTGAAAATCTCTATACAACACGCCGGCAATTAGGGTGGCGCTGCGGTGCAACAGACCCGGATAGCGGCTCAGGTCCCACAGGCTGCTCAGGCCGTCGGAGTGCATGATCAGCGCGCTGCCCGCGGGCCAGGGAAGGGAGTGTTCAGTGATCTTACGCACGTCCTGACCCAGCGTGCCGTTCAGCGACATCAGCCCCCTTCGGCCCAGGTGGTCGGCCACGGCGCCGGTAATGTTGCCGATCCCAGCGAAGCGAATGGTGTGCTCTTCAGCATCGAGTTCAGCGACCGCACCGACCGCTCCTCGGGTGTTACGCAGCGCGGCGTGTACGGAGGTTAGCAGCGCGGAGGGGGCCAGGTGCGGCGAAGCCCTGAAAGTGTCCAATGCCTGTCTGGACGCCTCATGGGCGTGCAGGCCATGGCCCAGGCCATCCACCACCAGCAGCCGGGCGTGACCTGCACTTAACTGCACTGCCCACCCGTCCCCATTCAAGTATTCCCGGGGGTGGGGGACATGCACAACTCCCACGTCCATCGGCACGCCGGTTACAGGTGCGGTCATACCTGTGGCCACGCGCGCCAGGACCGCAGTTCCTTTCCCAGGGGTGCTGTAGAAGTCGAAATTGGAGGCGAGTCTTGACACCGCACCCAGACCAGTACCGGGAGTACCCGCCGTGGAGTAGCCGTCGCGAAGAACCATTCCAGGTTGGGCCAGTCCAGGACCAGTGTCCAGGGCCAGGACCTCCATGTCTCCCT comes from the Deinococcus malanensis genome and includes:
- a CDS encoding sensor histidine kinase, which encodes MMPASQRILVVDDDEGGRYLISRTMTRAGFEVLEASSGDEALARVGEEPDVVLLDVHLPDVDGFAVCALLRADERFAHVPILMMSAQYYSAAYQAHGLDVGADAYLTHPIEPDVLLSTVRALLRVRAAEIQVRRVNAGLANQVHAGTARLAELNAEMSAYTRSLARDIQEPLRRVQGFLGLLRRRLTPIEDPQIDRYLMIIASESDRVSKLVEDLAGLALSEGRELRPTVVPLNQLVVQVRSDLESVLRGRKIEWQVAPLPTVTGDILLLRQALTNILHNAIKFTQYRERAIIEVGGEVRGGEVVLWVRDNGVGFDPGEANRLFEVFQRLHGDTFDGAGVGLANVRRIASRHGGRVWASGASDEGATFFLALPE
- a CDS encoding ATP-binding protein, producing the protein MKPVTLLSVKVQFEQDVVTARGRAKRLAHLLNLSPQVQTKFATAVSELARNALMYAGGGTVEFLLDVPDHRLHARVHDRGPGIPQVGAILEGNYVSSTGMGVGLAGTRRLMDSFAIKTHPGEGTEVLIGVLLPPGTSLAAHKLGSLTDALIRDVPSGPLEEVRAQNQELLRTMAELSTREEQLQVLNQELEDTNRGVVALYSDLESKAEQLREANHVKSMFLSYMSHEFRTPLNSILGLTRILLEQEDGQLSREQEKQVSLTQKAARELLEMVNDLLDTAKVEAGRTQVHVSTFTVSPLLATMRGLFQPLVSSSHVQLIFEDTSALPELRSDESKVGQILRNYIANALRCTAQGEVRVGARLAPESASIEFYVSDTGIGIAAEDLGRLFQDFTQVGPPMRQGQGTGLGLALARRLAELLGGRVDVSSSVGQGSCFSFTIPLIYQDTEIGLPVPSPVLARRGGEGIPLVLLIDDTESDRRLVGNLLRELGADVEEVDNGAVGLELAQTLAPNAAVLDLSMPGLSGVDVLRALRVQEETQTLPVVVVSAQAPDADLLGILNDLGATFVPKQSLYYEGREVLKQVIESLTNPEPGR
- a CDS encoding SpoIIE family protein phosphatase; translated protein: MLRNLKVEVREASAVGAARRAAAEFSDTMGLGEARSSDVAIIVTELAGNLVKHTPAGGEILLSFTHQGDMEVLALDTGPGLAQPGMVLRDGYSTAGTPGTGLGAVSRLASNFDFYSTPGKGTAVLARVATGMTAPVTGVPMDVGVVHVPHPREYLNGDGWAVQLSAGHARLLVVDGLGHGLHAHEASRQALDTFRASPHLAPSALLTSVHAALRNTRGAVGAVAELDAEEHTIRFAGIGNITGAVADHLGRRGLMSLNGTLGQDVRKITEHSLPWPAGSALIMHSDGLSSLWDLSRYPGLLHRSATLIAGVLYRDFQRGRDDATVLVVRAVP